One genomic window of Saccopteryx bilineata isolate mSacBil1 chromosome 4, mSacBil1_pri_phased_curated, whole genome shotgun sequence includes the following:
- the LOC136335270 gene encoding ubiquitin-conjugating enzyme E2 L3-like isoform X2, with the protein MAASKRLLKDNPPYDKGAFRVEINFPAEYPFKPPTITFKTKIYHPNIDEKGQVCLPVISAENWKPATKTDQVIQSLIALVNDPQPDHPLRADLAEEYSKDHKKFCKNAEEFTKKYGEKRPVD; encoded by the exons ATGGCTGCCAGCAAGAGGCTGTTGAAG GACAATCCTCCATATGATAAGGGAGCCTTCAGAGTCGAAATCAACTTTCCAGCAGAGTACCCATTCAAACCACCGACGATCACGTTTAAAACAAAGATCTATCACCCCAACATCGACGAAAAGGGGCAGGTCTGTTTGCCAGTAATTAGTGCTGAAAACTGGAAGCCAGCAACCAAGACTGACCAAGTAATCCAGTCCCTCATAGCACTGGTGAACGACCCACAGCCCGATCACCCGCTTCGGGCTGACTTAGCTGAAGAATACTCCAAGGACCATAAAAAGTTTTGTAAGAATGCTGAAGAGTTCACAAAGAAATACGGGGAAAAGCGACCTGTGGACTAA
- the LOC136335270 gene encoding ubiquitin-conjugating enzyme E2 L3-like isoform X1: MAASKRLLKELEEIRKCGMKNFRNIQVDEANLLRWQGLIVPDNPPYDKGAFRVEINFPAEYPFKPPTITFKTKIYHPNIDEKGQVCLPVISAENWKPATKTDQVIQSLIALVNDPQPDHPLRADLAEEYSKDHKKFCKNAEEFTKKYGEKRPVD; the protein is encoded by the coding sequence ATGGCTGCCAGCAAGAGGCTGTTGAAGGAGCTTGAAGAAATCCGCAAATGTGGAATGAAAAACTTCCGTAACATCCAGGTTGATGAAGCTAATTTATTGAGGTGGCAAGGGCTTATTGTTCCTGACAATCCTCCATATGATAAGGGAGCCTTCAGAGTCGAAATCAACTTTCCAGCAGAGTACCCATTCAAACCACCGACGATCACGTTTAAAACAAAGATCTATCACCCCAACATCGACGAAAAGGGGCAGGTCTGTTTGCCAGTAATTAGTGCTGAAAACTGGAAGCCAGCAACCAAGACTGACCAAGTAATCCAGTCCCTCATAGCACTGGTGAACGACCCACAGCCCGATCACCCGCTTCGGGCTGACTTAGCTGAAGAATACTCCAAGGACCATAAAAAGTTTTGTAAGAATGCTGAAGAGTTCACAAAGAAATACGGGGAAAAGCGACCTGTGGACTAA